The Odontesthes bonariensis isolate fOdoBon6 chromosome 19, fOdoBon6.hap1, whole genome shotgun sequence genome includes the window agggatccagatggcactgctgtaaggactgtgggaaagttatcaaacgatcaaatctgaggtatcatcagataattcatactggagagaagccatacagctgtgaccagtgtggggcagctttcactgcattatctagtctaaagaaacaccaacgtattcactcaggagagaagccatacagctgtgaccagtgtggggcaactttcactcaattatctaatctaaagacacaccaacgtattcactcaggagagaagccatacagctgtgaccagtgtggggcagctttcactcaatcatctgatctaaagaaacaccaacgtattcacacaggagagaagccatacagctgtggtcagtgtggggcagctttcactgaattaggtaatctaaagaaacaccaacgtattcacacaggagagaaacctttcagctgtggtcagtgcggGGCAGCTTTCATtggattaggtaatctaaagacacaccaacgtattcacacaggagagaagccatacagctgtggtcagtgcggggcagctttcactcaattatctagtctaaagaaacaccaacgtattcacacaggagagaagccttacagctgtggtcagtgtggggcagctttcactagattatctcatctaaagagacaccaacgtattcacacaggagagaagccatacagctgttgtcagtgtggggcagctttcactcaattagctAGTCTAAAGatacaccaacgtattcacacaggtaagaagccatacagctgtgaccagtgtggggcagctttcactgaattaggtaatctaaagagacacaaacgtagtcacacaggagagaagccttacagctgtggtcagtgtggggcagctttcactagattatctcatctaaagagacaccaacataGTCCCTCAGGACAGAAACATTTAATCTGTGTTCAgagtggggcagctttcactgcatcaggtaatctaaagagacaccaacgtcgtcacactgcagagaaatgattggcttaaatcaacaacaatttttacggcagataagcaaacattcacctgggaccagcaacaggaactaccaatcagaagccttgcctttgttcagattaaaaatcttctttgtggattaccaccttctcttgtaaggactttagttctgaatgttctgtggggagcacatctttaaagaacaattggaagtgctttataatttgttgggattgctttaactgaggacggatctcccgacgttcaagacaaacatggcatcaattgtgagttgatggacagaacaaaatgcagtctgtttgaaagtagaaacatgtttattctgttatactgaacatatttgttttgtttaaagttaagatccacaaagtagctttgcaccagctgtgggtatttctgtaaacatctgaagaagcaatatatcatttcagtttgatgtgaagtcgagctttacactcgtctgtatttcattgttctgcatttcattaaaggtcagatgttaacttttctcatgcttttcatgttcttgctacacagatatttttgaagaaaatgtgtgtttggttacgagggaaagttgacccttatcatcttccccaaagacccagaaatctttaacgcagtctgaaaaaggtttggagttgttccctgtacttcccagacagctgtatgatgctcatgactgaagctgaaagttaaggctgttccaacactaaaagggcacgaggctcaacttcaagctgtgaaactctttcaaatgtctgttgtgttggaatcagacgtgtgaacgcattttagtccaaacgtcatggctgcactgagggaaaaggcggctaagcaggctaacgctactttgaattgaacagtttaacaggagaaaactgaactgatctgtttgttgcttctacaactgctcagttactcacacaatcaggtactgagcagatttacccaacagacattctgctgtaatctcagatgctcacgttgttttagtccacaactcttcttcttcttcttcttcttcttcttcttcttctgccccgacggcaacacaacttacccagaacacctggtggcagagtgtgcacacgacacccttatactttattgcattgtatctacaaactgaaacGCTGATCATGtaaacctgcttcaggctgtttctgttccctttagctttaagctgactgtgtgtggcgtaccctgagcatttcagtggaaaattttcagcacagacttggagctgtattgtgttcttgtggtaactacgtCCCCACAGCTGTTTCGTCCTtaagagtttcttagaaagcgctttctgccgctcacagtggaagaatctcactgacaaatcccactttggcctaaagatgtgatcagcggtgacttttgtgtgttagcgactggcgctatggtcctggctgaacaggaagtagcctCCAGAAATGCGAGACAGTCGCTGTAGCGactgaatgttacgcaggacGGTCTTCCTGAATGCAgatggtcatcagtgaagtcacctcccccgaatgaaccccgtcatgttgtgtatatgtggcaAAACATGGCGAACCAGCCGGGGGGGCTGTTAGCGTGACAGAGACAGTCTCTCAGTCAGAGACCaacctcagaagttaaacccagtttgtaactgagctgactcacagtggaagtcacacgttagatctggttctcagggagtgtttcctgttgagatccagccgtgtctgatcagtgctgcagtttcttgttttgcatttttctctcctcttactCAGGCTACAActgaaactaatcaaaatcAGGAAGCAGCACGAAGAATTGTTACATCAGCCAACTCAAAGAAGTAAGAACAAGGGcttgaaaaaggcaaatgaatgaagggacgaaaaaatgaggaaaatcccctcagtccccagaagtctttctggggttcctgctgccaaagcacactgagcgctgcttctgtgcttcagtgtttttcaggagtttgtgttcactttttccacctccgtaatgatctgtaaaactgaaggttgttgaagaacacagtgctggatccaaacaatagtgtaatgttccaatctgacctcctggtggcagtgtcgtctcactggggatttctcattgattcttttaaaagcaggaatcagcgtcagatattcatgatctgaaggggatgaaccagtgcttaatttgtaaatcatAAGGTGCCGGAACGCAAAGTACATATGACAGCTCAGGGATGATAAGATGCGTACAGGTCCCGGAACGTATACAGAAAggtgctgaaaacaacatgaaaatttCCACTTGAAACGCTGTGGGACTTACAAGCCtcaatttcaaataatatccatggtataaatgttatgacgatcatttataattattttaggCTAGTACGCAAAACATAGGCAAATGCCCACATCACCACAGGTGGGACTTCAGTATACAGCCAGCAATTAATTTCTCAACAGGTCTAACgtgtaaaaaatatatttattattcaaaGATTGGCACGGCGGCCTATTAATAGACAGTATGTTTGCTCACCATATTTAGTTGTTTAAAACACCCCACATCACGAGCATGTCTGGATTGTCCTCTAcctcttgttttctgcttttactgCGTGTGTCTGTGGCAGTTCTGTGTCCTTTGGCCACCCAGGGCCTCACGTACGGGACTCACTGGATTTAATGTCCAACAAGATTTAAGAAGAGTAAAGATGACATGGTGGATGTGGGCATGTGtcagctttagttatttataaatgtagattgatgatacatattggatgaaatgttttgggttcaggtggaacagaaccaggtcagcaccattattccagagttcttttcatcttcttcagattttctctgtgaaaacagagacttctgaagcatgtttctgagctggtgttGATGCTGCTGTAAGGACCTCTGCTGGTCACTCTGgtagtttttcacatctgttatgatgcgtaaccaTAGCAAGGGGAAAGTTGTTCACCCGTTGGTGCAGCTGACTGAGCTTCACAAAAGCCCaagaaatggctggaaaaataccccaaacctggatgagctgaagaggagacgtctaggatgcagagcaggaacaacctggaggaaaaggaggaggaagtttaaagcatttcttccctcgatcatcaggggaaatgtgaggtcactggtggataagacaactacatggatcaactacacactgaaaggttgaatcctaaactttctcttttcattttcttttcatagggactgagttcaagccttttcAAGGTTCCACTCAATCTTTCTCAGTcgtcaaagtttgaaaccaaCGAGTCTGAGACTTTATTGggatacagagcatgagacagaacaccGAGCAGCAGAACAAAGCAGAGACAGCTCAAaaaggaggctgaagctgtgattggGCGCTTCAGGcagctgcagagcagcttctgagggaggggcttcagctcctgtggatgctgatggctgttagcaaaggaagggcaggttgttcagctcagagcaggctggggtttatcaagccaaaatgaaacttagagaaactttaggattcaaccATTCAGTGTGGAGTCGAACAGCTCAGGCTATCGGCTGAAAGCTCTGAGCCTCCGAGAACGTGGAAACTACGACCAGACCTCTTTTAAAGTTCAACAACGCCGCTCACAAGGAgcagctcaggatgatgggacgCTGCCTGGGGCTGGACTCATCACGGGTTCAGTTCCCTCCGATGCTCTGAGTCACAGCTAGAAGAGAAGACTCCACTAGTGCTGCACAGGGCACCCCTTCAACTGTAACAGGAACATAAAAGGAGTCTCCAGCACCGGCACGTCCCACTGCGACGATCATGCCCCCATCTGAgttgtcgtctgcttctggggAAAGCGGTGCCATGCTTCCCAGGCTGTGATGAAGGGCACCTCCAGGAGGTGGCGAGAGGGGTAGCTGCAGTGGTACAGATGGGGCTGAAATCTGGGTccgcaaaaacaaacaaaactaagacatgagagaaaactaaaacacggcaaaactaaacaggaactaaaaaatggcaaaaacccacagacatgacacttTTCAGACAAACCAAGAAATGTCTCTTAGTATTGAAACGTTACAGTACATAAGTTACATCATGTATAAATGGAAGTTAAGCTCAAAATCCTGAATAGAAATGGCTGCATGAATCCCATACAGTACACACTCCATTGGTCACACATGTTCATTCATATTTTGGGTATTTCATACCTTCCATACCTTCTGGCCTTGGCTTGTTTGTGTAGCAGCTTTCATAGATCATACTGTTCATGGAAAACAAATACTGATATATGTACTTATAATGGAGTGAGATCAGGATACAGAAACAACTGACTGGGATGAAAACATGGCTGAGTAATTCAGGCTGTGCATCATCACAGAAACTGTGCAAAGCTGAAGAGAGAAAAAGTACACAGAGGAAGAGGGAGGGGCTTCACCTGATGTAAAGCaacaagaaaagagaaaacggGTCATATCACTGAGAGGGACGATGAAGGAAACATCGCTGCGATGTCTGCTCTGTAAGTAACTTCTGCTTTCTGTGTTCATAGCTGATAAGGACTGAGTTTAGGTTGGAAATACAGAGGTCAGGTCAGACCAGAAACTTAAAGGGTTTTAACAGAAATAAACTCATTTTTACAGAAGTGTGAACAACAAATAGATGGTTTCATTCAGCAATAACACAGTTATGGTAAAACTGTTATGAGTCATGTACAGATTCAGGGAGCTGTCTCCTCTTTATTATTAAGTTTTTATATTCATCTCTGTTTTCTAAGGCCCGTTCGAGTTGGTCCAACCTCTCTGCTGCACAGAGCTGAGGTCCCTCTGGTTGTTTAGAGATCACTGAGAGCTCACCTGGCCCTTCAGCTCACCACATGCTGATGCACGGTCAGACGCTTCAGCGTAGGGAGTGAGAATGTGTTGGAGGAGCTGTTACAGCTGGTGTATTAGGGGGATGCAAAGCTCTGGAATTTCTACAGTTTTTTACATTATCATAGAGACCATTGTGAAGATTGTGAATCTGGTGTTTTGGGCTCCCTATactcaaatttatttttatctagATTCCATTTAAATGACCAAATAGTTTTTCCTTTTATCTCATTGTTGAGTCAATGCGTTAGAAAATTTTATTTGTTCCATCTTCTCTCAAATATGTACatatcatttatatttatatatatatatatatatatatatatatatatacacacaagcTAGACCAGCGTATTCCATACTAAAGAAGATAATAAATGAAGGATTGGAGCTCCTTTCCTTTGCATTAGAAGAattcaaaccaaaaaaaatcagttaGTAAAGTTTTGTAAGTAAAATAAACTATTAGGCAGACTATGTGTCCTACATTTCCCTAAGTTATTGCCCAACCTCCTATCTTCCTCTGAGAACTGTGTTTTTGAAGGAGACACTTTTAGAAAGTTGTTTGTCTAATTGTGGAACTTATTCTTTGTATTTCCATCTTGCCTCCAGTAGTTTAATGGATTGTTTCTG containing:
- the LOC142368946 gene encoding uncharacterized protein LOC142368946; translation: MKQEQNQELKQEQNQDLNQEQNQDLNQEQNQDLNQDLNQEQNQEMKQEQNQEMNQEQNQEQNQEQNQDLNQDLNQEQDQEQDQEQDQEQNQEQNQEQNQEQNQEQNQEQNQELNQELDQEQNQELNQEQNQEQNQELNPSTRNRAGSSSGSTGPQKRRAQEGSRWHCCKDCGKVIKRSNLRYHQIIHTGEKPYSCDQCGAAFTALSSLKKHQRIHSGEKPYSCDQCGATFTQLSNLKTHQRIHSGEKPYSCDQCGAAFTQSSDLKKHQRIHTGEKPYSCGQCGAAFTELGNLKKHQRIHTGEKPFSCGQCGAAFIGLGNLKTHQRIHTGEKPYSCGQCGAAFTQLSSLKKHQRIHTGEKPYSCGQCGAAFTRLSHLKRHQRIHTGEKPYSCCQCGAAFTQLASLKIHQRIHTGKKPYSCDQCGAAFTELGNLKRHKRSHTGEKPYSCGQCGAAFTRLSHLKRHQHSPSGQKHLICVQSGAAFTASGNLKRHQRRHTAEK